Proteins encoded by one window of Microplitis mediator isolate UGA2020A chromosome 1, iyMicMedi2.1, whole genome shotgun sequence:
- the LOC130676412 gene encoding ribosomal RNA processing protein 1 homolog, which yields MAVKNYQYKKNLVIAQEIKFARELADNNKNARAKKLKKLKTWLTIRSKSTIAFSELDFMRIWKGLYYCMWMSDKPLVQEELAESISQLVFCFDSKDVALLYTKCALNTLSTEWFGLDQYRIDKFEMLARRIIRQTFLICKKMAWNEEWVKGFADVIDFILSNVKGSLGFRFHIIEVFMEELAKVSEGNIHEDLVTQLLRPFAKYLGSLRDDREIRHVTKHIFRYLIFQSDVGMDYMEKFDAWRKAGFPMGSIDAMSKVEVDDDDDDDDQADDESGAEDGDKKSGEKPLDPRAGRVDVELPQVPFNPGQIAELLEEYKRQPSSIAKTRRQVKKLIYEFTDLSQGEMPIGVKTVEVFKKKPRDVNPSKAAARFLAFEEKLYSDSKLRLLRKKKKKRVLELNANGNVDDDDDDLEKPKAKKRKVAKDEKEVNETPEKVTKKKKVKEAEVLCNGDAKDELKLKKSIKKTTQVKDKKTKINKLKSRRNSILSQMFDEIDDFADFQASGLAKKKKQVKYDFNNSWDVSVNECPSTPTSPVAKSPVPDSPASPPPSPPTPVPEKILNPPVLSTPHFPALKKVKIQEVLSVEAPVTNDTGSSLKKRVKIVLQRNTAQNTSEYIKQLRSSPAIPFDANRKPLAGVLKPSPISSPINPFYRKLM from the exons ATGGCAGTGAAAAACTatcagtataaaaaaaatctagtgaTAGcccaagaaataaaattcgcACGAGAACTTGcggataataataaaaatgcgcgtgcgaaaaaattaaaaaagttaaagacATGGTTGACAATACGTTCCAAGAGTACCATtg caTTCTCTGAACTAGACTTCATGAGAATATGGAAGGGTCTGTACTACTGCATGTGGATGTCCGACAAACCGCTGGTGCAAGAAGAACTCGCGGAATCAATCAGCCAGTTGGTATTTTGCTTCGATTCAAAAGACGTGGCTCTGCTGTACACAAAATGTGCACTGAACACTTTGTCTACTGAATGGTTCGGTTTAGATCAGTACAGAAtagataaatttgaaatgttGGCCCGAAGAATAATCCGCCAGACATTTttgatttgtaaaaaaatggcTTGGAATGAAGAATGGGTCAAAGGTTTTGCTGatgtaattgattttattttgtcaaatgTCAAAGGATCGTTGGGATTCAGGTTCCATATCATTGAAGTCTTTATGGAAGAACTGGCTaag gtAAGCGAGGGTAATATACATGAAGATCTGGTTACTCAATTACTCAGACCATTCGCTAAATATTTGGGATCATTGCGTGATGACAGAGAAATTAGACATGTTACCAAACATATATTTaggtatttaatatttcaatctGATGTCGGAATGGATTATATGGAAAAATTTGACGCTTGgagaaaa gCTGGTTTTCCTATGGGCAGTATCGATGCAATGTCCAAAGTAGaagttgatgatgatgatgatgatgatgatcaaGCAGATGATGAGAGTGGAGCTGAAGATGGGGATAAAAAATCAGGAGAAAAACCTCTTGATCCAAGAGCGGGCCGTGTAGATGTCGAATTACCTCAAGTGCCTTTTAATCCTGGTCAAATTGCTGAGTTACTAGAGGAGTACAAGAGGCAGCCGTCGTCGATTGCGAAAACTCGACGGCAAGTGAAGAAATTGATCTATGAATTCACCGATTTGTCGCAGGGTGAAATGCCGATCGGTGTTAAAACCGTCgaagtttttaaaaagaaacCTAGAGATGTAAATCCGTCTAAAGCTGCCGCGCGATTTCTGGCTTTTGAAGAAAAACTTTACTCTGACTCTAAGCTACGGCTGCTgaggaagaagaaaaaaaaacgggtTCTAGAGCTCAATGCCAATGGAaatgttgatgatgatgatgatgatttgGAAAAACCAAAGGCTAAGAAGCGGAAAGTAGCTAAAGATGAAAAAGAAGTCAATGAAACTCCAGAAAAAGtgacgaagaaaaaaaaagttaaagaagCTGAGGTTTTATGCAACGGAGATGCGAAAGACGAATTGAAATTAAAgaagtcaattaaaaaaacaactcaagtgaaggataaaaaaacgaaaataaacaaattaaagaGTCGGCGGAATAGTATCCTGAGCCAAATGTTTGATGAAATTGATGACTTCGCTGATTTCCAAGCTTCTGGACTAGCGAAGAAGAAGAAACAAGTAAAATATGATTTCAATAACAGTTGGGATGTGTCAGTAAATGAATGCCCGTCTACTCCAACATCTCCAGTCGCCAAGTCTCCGGTTCCAGATTCTCCGGCCAGCCCACCTCCATCTCCACCCACTCCTGTGcccgagaaaattttaaatcctcCAGTACTCTCAACTCCGCACTTTCCCgcgttaaaaaaagttaaaattcaa gAGGTGCTTAGTGTCGAGGCTCCAGTAACAAACGATACTGgatcaagtttaaaaaaacgtGTTAAAATCGTATTACAACGTAATACAGCTCAAAACACATCCgaatatataaaacaattaCGCTCGAGCCCAGCGATTCCATTTGACGCCAACAGGAAACCACTCGCTGGTGTCCTCAAGCCGAGTCCGATCTCCAGCCCGATAAATCCATTCTACAGAAAACTAatgtag
- the LOC130676479 gene encoding DNA repair protein RAD52 homolog has product MSFSSCIKLPTHRTDNSPEKDISSRGHLDNDKYTYNELISIANEVFGHGKWSHAVTSQTVDFVEYVMGKYLIGCAAFVRVQLPDGTYHEEMGYSNAESSVKGAAVYEARVSSITNALKKSLLCFGGIIETKINEQILSVAHKSKIQKTNDNKLSQSDQRSKEIAKVSTSNSVPKPSSSTNTDIENVNSPNERAKKEVFKEEKKDILKEGKKDEVKVISGVSTTTSTVQLIKPPSKSTDITTRTTVMTDEELRLERKRKQREKQEEYRRQMMLKGEVDVKVDEKVQKNQ; this is encoded by the exons atgagTTTTTCCTCTTGCATTAAATTG cCGACACACAGAACAGATAATTCACCAGAGAAAGATATTTCTTCACGTGGACACCTggataatgataaatatacatataatgaattaatatcaatagCCAATGAAGTATTCGGACATGGGAAATGGAGTCATGCTGTCACTAGTCAAACTGTtg aCTTTGTTGAATATGTCAtgggaaaatatttaattggcTGTGCTGCATTTGTAAGAGTACAATTACCTGATGGTACTTATCATGAAGAAATGGGATACAGTAACGCTGAATCATCAGTCAAAGGTGCTGCTGTTTATGAAGCTAGAGTC tctTCAATAACAAACGCGCTGAAGAAATCTCTCCTCTGCTTTGGCGGCATAATCGAAACGAAAATAAACGAGCAAATATTGTCGGTGGCTCATAaatcaaaaatacaaaaaacgaatgataataaattgtcCCAAAGCGATCAGAGATCAAAGGAAATAGCAAAAGTGTCAACAAGTAACTCGGTACCAAAGCCTTCTAGTTCTACAAATACAGACATAGAAa acgTTAATTCTCCAAATGAACGAGCAAAGAAAGAAGTTTTTAAGGAAGAGAAAAAAGACATTTTAAAAGAAGGAAAAAAAGATGAAGTAAAAGTAATTAGCGGCGTGTCAACTACTACTTCTACagtacaattaattaaacctCCGTCTAAAAGTACAGACATCACAACACGAACTACAG tcATGACAGATGAAGAATTACGATTAGAACGTAAGCGTAAACAGAGAGAAAAACAAGAGGAGTATCGTCGACAAATGATGTTGAAAGGTGAAGTAGATGTTAAAGTTGAcgaaaaagtacaaaaaaatcagtaa